The Silvibacterium dinghuense DNA window GAGGTGGTGGAGATGAGACCCTTGTTGACGTCCGACTCCTCGCTGGTGACGAGCTTGTACTCGATCTTTTCGTCCTTGGAGGTGTCATAGACGAGGACGGTCGAGCCGAAAGCCACGCGGTCGTGCGGAATATTGGCCAGGTTGACCAGCGAGAGCTCGGCCATGCGCTTTTTCACCTGCCCCAGGCGGGCATTGACGAACTCCTGCCGCTGCTTGGCCATGTGGTACTCGGCGTTTTCGCTGAGATCGCCGAGGGCGGCTGCCTTCTTGATCTCCTGAGGAAGTTCATGGGCCAGTTCGTGCTCCAGCCGGCGAATCTCTTCTTCGAGCTTCTTTTTGATGTGTTCAGGCATTCCGTAGGATCCATGGGGCGGCTCCGCCTGGAGCTACCGAGAGGTTAATCGCGCGTGGTCGACTGTAAATATCCATTATAACTGCTGCGCGCAGGGCGACCCGCCTTCGGGGACTGGCCGGGATGACAGGGCAGGCAGGATAGATACAGGGTGAGGTGCCGTGGGAAGCGATTCCAGAAGATAGCAAAGGCTCAGCATCTTAGAATGGAGGGAGGGAATCTAACTGCAAGGTTCGACTGAGTGAAGCGACTTTTTTTTCTGCTGGTTCTGCTCCTGATCGCGGTGGCGGGATGGATGATATTCGCGATAAAGGCGCCGGCCGGACCTGCGTCGGAGACCTTTGTGGAGATTGCCCCCGGAACACCATCCATGGAAATTGCAACTGAGCTGGCGCAGCAAGGCGTGATCCGGAACCGGTATGCCTTCGAAGCGCTGCATCTGAAGGATGGGGGGACGCTGAAGGCGGGCGAATACCGCTTCGACCACCCGGCGCCGATGACGGAGGTCCTCGACAGGCTGCGGCGGGGTGACGTCTATACGATCAGCGTGACGATTCCCGAGGGGGCAAACCTGTTCGATATCGCCAGCCGCGTCGAGGCAGCCCACCTGGGAACGAAGGAAGAGTTTCTGGCGGCGGCACGGAACAATGTGAGCCTGATTGCGGATATCGATCCCGGGGCAACATCGCTCGAAGGGTATCTGTTTCCAGATACTTACCGTTTTACGCGGAAGACCACCAGCCAGAAGATGCTGGCGGCGATGGTGCACCAGTTTCGGCTGACGGCGATGGCTCTGGGGTTGACGGGAGACGATCTCCGGGTGGTGACGATGGCTTCGCTGATTGAACGGGAGACTCCAATTCCGGCAGAACGGCCACTGGTCGCAAGCGTTTTCGAAAACCGGCTGGCCAAGGGGATGCCGTTGATGACGGACCCCTCGGTGATCTATGCGGCACTGCTCGACGGGCGGTATCGGGGAACGATTTATGCTTCGGATCTGGCGGCAGATTCCCCTTACAACACATATAAGCACACAGGACTGCCACCGGGACCGATCTGCAACCCGGGAGCGGCGAGCCTGAAGGCGGCGATGCATCCGGCACAGACGGACTACCTGTATTTCGTAGCAGCAAGCGCGAATCCCTCCGGAGTGTCGAAGTTCGCCAAGACACTCGAAGAGCATGAGCGGAATGTGCAGGCATACCGTAAATCGGTGCGCGAGGCGGGCTCCCGTTGATGATGAAGCGCCGGATACGAAAAACCTGGGGGGCCTTGCTGCTGCTGCCCTGGCTGAGCGGGTGCCTGGTGCACACGCGCTCGGTGCAGCAGGCAAAGATGCCAACGGGGGTCAAGACGGCGACCGCAGATGATCTGGTGCAGGCGATCAACCAGCACTGCCAGGATATTCAGTCCCTGTCGGCGACGGTGGAGTTCACGGCCGCCGAAGGTGGAGCGAAGAAGGGCAAAATCAAGACCATTACCGGGTTCAGCGGTTATATCCTGCTGCGGAAACCGGAGGCCCTGCGCGTGATCGGGCTATTGCCGGTGGTGCATACCCGCGCCTTCGACATGGCGACGAATGGCGATACCTTCAAACTTTGGCTGCCACATTCGAACAAGGTGATCGAGGGGCCAAACACGGTAACGAAAGAATCACCGAATGCACTCGAGAACTTCCGCCCGAATGTTTTCTCGGATTCGCTGCTGATCCATTGCATCGGACCGGACGAGCTGGTGACTCTGACTTCGGATACAGATACTGTTTCCGATCCGAAGACGAAGCAGCTGATGATCAAGCCGGAGTATGACCTGACGGTGGTCAAGCGCAAGGAAAACAGCCAGGAACTGACACCGGAGCGGGTGATCCATTTCAACCGGCTGGACCTGCAGCCGTACCAGGTGGATATCTACGACAGCAAGGGCGCGATCCAGACACAGGCGATTTATGGACCGACACAAACCTTCGGACCGATAAAGTTTCCGGGGACGATCACCATCAAGCGGCCGCTCGAGGAGCTGGAGATTCTGACGACCTTCCAGAAGGTCACAACGAACCTTGAACTTAAGGACAATCAGTTTGAGCTTGAGGTGCCGACGGGCGCGACGGTGCAAGAACTGCACTAAATGCTTCGCTTACGCGAAGCATTCCAGGGGCTAATGCCCCTTTTCTTTTTGGTGATTGCGGTGACTTGACCGTCACGGGCCTTGAGCTTCGCGTGACGCTCCCGCTGGTCGCGAGCTGGCATTCTGCGAACCCACATCTCGAACGGAACGAGATGTGGGGCACCGTTTTTACTAATTCCTGAAGATTGCCGGGCTGGCGAAGCGATCGAGGCCGGCGCGGCGGGCGTGCTCGGCTATGGCCTCGTTGATGGTCAGCGCAAGATCGAGCGCGGCCTGTCCGTCTTCTGCCGAGACGCGAGGTGTTTGACGGGTGCTGACCGATTCAAGGAACGAGATGATTTCGAGACGCAGCGGCTCGCCAGGTTCCACCTTGGGCTTCTGCAGGGCAAGACCTGCGGGCAAGCCGGGGATGGCCGGTGTGGATGGCGCTCCCGCGGCCGCGCCTGTGGCGGCTGCACTGACATCGATGACCAGCAGGTCCTGGCGAGCGTAGTCGATCGAAACATACTGGTGCGGCTGGAAGAAGCGCAGCTTACGCACCCGCTCGGTACTGACGCGGCTGGCGGTGAAGTTGGCAACGCAGCCGGATTCGAATTCGACGCGAACATTCGCAATATCGACCTTGCCGGAAAGGATAGGCAGGCCGACGGCATGGAGATCGCGCACAGGCGATTTTGCCAGGCTGAGCACGATGTCGAGATCGTGGATCATGAGATCGAGGACCACATCGACATCCAGAGCGCGGGGCGTGAAGACGCTGAGGCGGTGCGCCTCGAAGAACATGGGGCCGTTGAGGCAATCCTGCATGGCGGCGACGGCAGGATTGAAGCGCTCGAGATGGCCGACCTGGACGATGCGCTGGTTCTTTGCAGCCAAGGCTACGAGGGCCGCGGCTTCTTCGCGCGTAGCCGCGATAGGCTTTTCGATGAGCACATCGATGCCGGCTTCCAGCAGCGGCGCAGCCACGGCGGCATGCTGCGAAGTGGGCACGCAGACGGAAACGGCATCGACGATGATCTGCCCCTGCGCGCGGGCCTCGAGCAGGTCTTCTATCGAGGTGAAGACCGGAACGTTGAGCTCCTGATGAAGCGCCTGGGAGCGCGAAGGATCAGACTCGACGATCGCGGCCAGGCGAACCGGAACAGCAAGGCTCGCAGCTGCGCCCTGCTGCTCGAGATCGCGATAGATGCGGATATGGTTGCGGCCGAAGGCGCCGGCTCCGCAGACGGCGACGTGAAGCAGCGAGCGGCTCACCGCAGCTACTTGCCCTGGTTGCCGGCGACGGCCTTGAGGCAGCGAGTGTATAGATCGAGAAGATTCTCGACGTGATCCTCAGCCTTGGCGGCGC harbors:
- a CDS encoding GreA/GreB family elongation factor; this encodes MPEHIKKKLEEEIRRLEHELAHELPQEIKKAAALGDLSENAEYHMAKQRQEFVNARLGQVKKRMAELSLVNLANIPHDRVAFGSTVLVYDTSKDEKIEYKLVTSEESDVNKGLISTTSPIGRALIGKQVGDMAVVVTPSGKRELEVLKLTTIHDTEE
- the mltG gene encoding endolytic transglycosylase MltG, which codes for MKRLFFLLVLLLIAVAGWMIFAIKAPAGPASETFVEIAPGTPSMEIATELAQQGVIRNRYAFEALHLKDGGTLKAGEYRFDHPAPMTEVLDRLRRGDVYTISVTIPEGANLFDIASRVEAAHLGTKEEFLAAARNNVSLIADIDPGATSLEGYLFPDTYRFTRKTTSQKMLAAMVHQFRLTAMALGLTGDDLRVVTMASLIERETPIPAERPLVASVFENRLAKGMPLMTDPSVIYAALLDGRYRGTIYASDLAADSPYNTYKHTGLPPGPICNPGAASLKAAMHPAQTDYLYFVAASANPSGVSKFAKTLEEHERNVQAYRKSVREAGSR
- a CDS encoding LolA family protein; this encodes MMKRRIRKTWGALLLLPWLSGCLVHTRSVQQAKMPTGVKTATADDLVQAINQHCQDIQSLSATVEFTAAEGGAKKGKIKTITGFSGYILLRKPEALRVIGLLPVVHTRAFDMATNGDTFKLWLPHSNKVIEGPNTVTKESPNALENFRPNVFSDSLLIHCIGPDELVTLTSDTDTVSDPKTKQLMIKPEYDLTVVKRKENSQELTPERVIHFNRLDLQPYQVDIYDSKGAIQTQAIYGPTQTFGPIKFPGTITIKRPLEELEILTTFQKVTTNLELKDNQFELEVPTGATVQELH
- a CDS encoding Gfo/Idh/MocA family protein; the protein is MSRSLLHVAVCGAGAFGRNHIRIYRDLEQQGAAASLAVPVRLAAIVESDPSRSQALHQELNVPVFTSIEDLLEARAQGQIIVDAVSVCVPTSQHAAVAAPLLEAGIDVLIEKPIAATREEAAALVALAAKNQRIVQVGHLERFNPAVAAMQDCLNGPMFFEAHRLSVFTPRALDVDVVLDLMIHDLDIVLSLAKSPVRDLHAVGLPILSGKVDIANVRVEFESGCVANFTASRVSTERVRKLRFFQPHQYVSIDYARQDLLVIDVSAAATGAAAGAPSTPAIPGLPAGLALQKPKVEPGEPLRLEIISFLESVSTRQTPRVSAEDGQAALDLALTINEAIAEHARRAGLDRFASPAIFRN